A single window of Botrytis cinerea B05.10 chromosome 3, complete sequence DNA harbors:
- the Bcsec61 gene encoding Bcsec61, whose product MSGLRFLDLIKPFSPFLPEVQQPETKVPFNQKLMWTGLTLLIFLVMSQMPLYGIVSSDTSDPLYWLRMMLASNRGTLMELGITPIISSGMVFQLLAGTHLIDVDLDLKADRELYQTAQKLFAIILSMGQATVYVFTGLYGQPSDLGAGVVCLLILQLVVAGLIVILLDELLQKGYGLGSGISLFIATNICESIIWKAFSPTTINTGRGPEFEGAVIALFHLLLTWPNKQRALQEAFYRQQLPNIMNLLATIVVFATVIYLQGFRVEIPVKSSRQRGARGSYPVRLFYTSNMPIMLQSALSSNVFLISQMLYSRFSENLLVQLFGVWEAKEGSAQLFATSGIAYYMSPPLNFTDALLDPIHTAVYIVYMLVACAIFSKTWIEVSGSGPRDVAKQLKDQGLVMAGHREQSMYKELKRIIPTAAAFGGACIGALSVGSDLMGALGSGTGILLAVTIIYGYFEIAAKEGDMAGMKGMIMG is encoded by the exons ATGAGTGGCC TTCGATTCCTCGATCTCATCAAACCCTTCTCGCCGTTCCTCCCTGAGGTTCAGCAACCCGAGACAAAGGTCCCATTCAACCAAAAGTTGATGTGGACGGGTTTGAcattattgatattcttggtTATGAGCCAAATGCCATTGTATGGCATTGTGTCCTCAGATACCTCCGATCCTTTATACTGGTTGAGAATGATGTTGGCAAGTAACAGAGGTACCCTGATGGAATTGGGTATTACGCCAATTATCTCGTCCGGAATGGTTTTCCAACTTCTTGCTGGTACccatttgattgatgttgatcTTGACTTAAAGGCTGATCGCGAGTTGTATCAAACCGCGCAAAAGCTCTTCGCTATTATCTTGTCAATGGGTCAAGCTACCGTTTATGTCTTCACTGGATTGTACGGTCAACCATCTGATCTTGGTGCTGGTGTCGTCTGCCTTCTCATCCTTCAATTGGTTGTTGCTGGTTTGATTGTCATTCTCCTCGATGAGCTTCTCCAAAAGGGATACGGTCTTGGAAGTGgtatctctctcttcattgCTACCAACATCTGCGAGTCTATCATCTGGAAAGCATTCTCTCCCACTACCATCAACACCGGTCGTGGCCCAGAATTCGAAGGTGCTGTTATTGCACTTTTCCACTTGCTTTTGACATGGCCAAACAAGCAACGTGCTCTCCAAGAGGCTTTCTATAGACAACAACTCCCTAACATCATGAACCTTTTGGCTACTATCGTCGTTTTCGCAACTGTTATCTACCTCCAAGGTTTCCGCGTTGAGATCCCAGTCAAATCTTCCCGCCAACGTGGTGCTCGTGGTTCTTACCCAGTTCGTCTTTTCTACACCTCCAACATGCCAATTATGCTTCAATCTGCCCTCTCTTCCAACGTCTTCCTTATCTCCCAGATGTTGTACTCTCGCTTTTCTGAGAACTTGCTTGTTCAACTTTTCGGTGTTTGGGAGGCAAAGGAGGGTTCAGCACAACTTTTCGCTACTTCCGGTATCGCATACTACATGTCCCCACCTTTGAACTTCACCGACGCTCTTCTCGACCCAATCCACACTGCCGTCTACATTGTTTACATGCTTGTCGCATGTGCCATCTTCTCCAAGACTTGGATTGAGGTTTCCGGTTCCGGCCCAAGAGACGTTGCTAAGCAACTCAAGGATCAAGGACTCGTCATGGCTGGTCACAGAGAACAAAGCATGTACAAGGAGTTGAAGCGCATTATTCCTACTGCTGCCGCATTCGGTGGTGCTTGTATCGGTGCCCTCTCAGTTGGTAGTGATTTGATGGGAGCTCTTGGCTCTGGTACTGGTATTTTGTTGGCTGTCAC TATTATCTACGGATACTTTGAGATCGCCGCAAAGGAGGGTGATATGGCCGGTATGAAGGGCATGATCATGGGATAG
- the Bccdc34 gene encoding Bccdc34 yields MSAVAAKNRLMSEYKGLAKEKWVNIEMNEESLFKWQVGLMVVNDESAFNGAYFKAEMTFTDNYPYSPPTFKFLRPIQHPNIYPDGKLCISILHPPGEDEQSGESASERWSPLQGVESVLRSILLLLDDPEINSPANVDAGVMYRDNKEKYNEKAKEAVAASKQDIPAGFEMPKTLETAPPAKLVDDDAFWAESDEEDDFGASDSSDEDMENEDEEEEDGEEQEEDDEDMED; encoded by the exons ATGTCTGCCGTTGCTGCGAAAAATCGTTTGATGTCCGAGTACAAGGGACTGGCCAAAGAGAAATGGGTCAACATCGAG ATGAACGAAGAATCCCTATTCAAGTGGCAAGTCGGTTTGATGGTTGTTAACGACGAGAGTGCTTTCAACGGTGCTTACTTCAAG GCCGAAATGACTTTCACCGACAATTATCCATACAGCCCTCCTACCTTCAAGTTCCTCCGACCAATCCAACACCCTAATATCTATCCCGATGGCAAATTGTGTATCTCAATCTTGCACCCACCCGGAGAAGACGAGCAATCCGGAGAATCTGCCAGTGAACGTTGGTCCCCGTTACAAGGAGTTGAATCCGTTTTGCGTTCCATACTTCTTCTCCTGGATGATCCCGAGATCAACTCTCCTGCCAACGTCGACGCTGGAGTTATGTACCGTGATAACAAGGAAAAATATAACGAGAAAGCTAAAGAGGCTGTCGCTGCTTCGAAGCAGGACATTCCAGCCGGATTTGAAATGCCCAAAACACTTGAAACTGCCCCTCCTGCGAAACTTGTAGATGACGATGCGTTCTGGGCCGAAAGTGATGAAGAGGACGACTTTGGGGCCAGTGATAGTTCCgatgaagatatggagaacgaagacgaagaggaagaggatggcGAGGAACAAGAAGAGGACGATGAAGACATGGAAGATTAA
- the Bcmod5 gene encoding Bcmod5: MLRQIHNKYRKLLTMARAVPKNPLIFVLGATGTGKSQLAIDLAKRFNGEIINGDAVQMYEGLPIITNKVTVEEQNGIPHHLLGFIPLDAETWTVGTFKDRASQIIQEIRSRGRIPIVVGGTHYYTQSLLFEHELVSSASGKSSGEGQDNEQLSIEEISKRFPILDAPTEQILDRLREVDPIMAAQWHPNDRRKIQTSLQIFLTSGKKASDIYKEQRETKAMAQATSDGNSDYPDAFNIGSPLLFWVHAKSDILKSRLDKRVDKMIDVGLLDEVKSMERIRQEYIRGGVDLDLSRGIWASIGWKEFELYLRALEQEDRDPKKLGALRDDSLEKMKAATRQYAKRQIRWISLKLIPSLVQMNALDRLYLLDGTDVSSWLENVSEAAIGVTQEFLLGSKLPSPSEMSTLAGEFLNPEKPLQHSQSKARWVPKKCEICHIVVMTEGQWQVHSTTRAHRRMVKKLQKNGVGGRSCHNSEKGGSTSSFAT, translated from the exons ATGCTACGTCAAATACACAACAAATATAGGAAGCTATTAACAATGGCTCGCGCAGTTCCTAAGAATCctttgatatttgttctCGGTGCGACTGGTACTGGAAAATCACAA TTGGCTATCGACCTCGCAAAACGATTTAATGGCGAAATAATAAATGGCGATGCTGTGCAAATGTATGAAGGTTTACCTATCATTACAAACAAGGTCACTGTCGAGGAACAAAATGGTATTCCACACCACTTGCTAGGATTTATTCCCCTGGATGCGGAAACATGGACGGTAGGGACATTCAAGGATCGAGCAAGCCAGATAATCCAAGAAATTCGGTCCAGGGGACGGATACCCATTGTAGTAGGCGGAACGCATTACTATACACAGTCTCTTCTATTTGAACATGAGCTCGTTTCCTCCGCCTCCGGGAAAAGTTCCGGGGAAGGGCAGGATAATGAACAGCTCTCCATAGAAGAGATATCCAAACGATTTCCAATACTCGATGCACCCACAGAACAAATACTGGATCGATTGAGGGAAGTTGATCCCATCATGGCTGCGCAGTGGCATCCCAATGACCGACGCAAGATTCAAACATCGCTGCAAATATTCTTAACAAGTGGAAAGAAAGCCTCCGATATCTATAAGGAGCAGCGAGAGACCAAAGCCATGGCCCAAGCAACCTCGGACGGTAACTCGGATTATCCAGACGCATTTAACATAGGCTCACCATTGCTATTTTGGGTTCATGCTAAATCAgatattctcaaatcaagGCTTGACAAAAGAGTCGATAAGATGATTGATGTTGGCCTATTGGATGAGGTCAAGTCTATGGAGAGAATTCGCCAAGAATACATTCGTGGTGgtgttgatcttgatctttctCGTGGAATATGGGCCTCTATAGGCTGGAAGGAATTTGAGCTGTATCTACGCGCTCTTGAGCAGGAGGACAGAGATCCAAAAAAGCTAGGTGCCCTCCGTGATGATTCGCTCGAAAAAATGAAGGCAGCCACCCGACAATATGCGAAGAGGCAAATTCGATGGATCAGTCTGAAATTGATACCGAGTCTTGTTCAAATGAACGCCCTCGATAGATTATATCTCCTCGATGGTACAGATGTATCATCATGGTTGGAGAATGTGTCAGAGGCTGCTATTGGTGTTACccaagaatttcttcttgGCAGCAAGCTGCCATCACCAAGTGAAATGTCAACCCTAGCTGGAGAATTTCTAAATCCCGAAAAACCCTTGCAGCACTCCCAGAGCAAAGCCCGTTGGGTGCCAAAGAAATGTGAAATATGTCACATCGTCGTTATGACAGAAGGTCAATGGCAAGTGCATTCTACAACCCGCGCCCATCGACGAATGGTAAAGAAGTTGCAAAAAAATGGGGTGGGTGGTAGGTCCTGTCATAATAGCGAAAAGGGTGGTAGCACATCATCATTTGCTACTTGA
- the Bcmod5 gene encoding Bcmod5, with product MYEGLPIITNKVTVEEQNGIPHHLLGFIPLDAETWTVGTFKDRASQIIQEIRSRGRIPIVVGGTHYYTQSLLFEHELVSSASGKSSGEGQDNEQLSIEEISKRFPILDAPTEQILDRLREVDPIMAAQWHPNDRRKIQTSLQIFLTSGKKASDIYKEQRETKAMAQATSDGNSDYPDAFNIGSPLLFWVHAKSDILKSRLDKRVDKMIDVGLLDEVKSMERIRQEYIRGGVDLDLSRGIWASIGWKEFELYLRALEQEDRDPKKLGALRDDSLEKMKAATRQYAKRQIRWISLKLIPSLVQMNALDRLYLLDGTDVSSWLENVSEAAIGVTQEFLLGSKLPSPSEMSTLAGEFLNPEKPLQHSQSKARWVPKKCEICHIVVMTEGQWQVHSTTRAHRRMVKKLQKNGVGGRSCHNSEKGGSTSSFAT from the coding sequence ATGTATGAAGGTTTACCTATCATTACAAACAAGGTCACTGTCGAGGAACAAAATGGTATTCCACACCACTTGCTAGGATTTATTCCCCTGGATGCGGAAACATGGACGGTAGGGACATTCAAGGATCGAGCAAGCCAGATAATCCAAGAAATTCGGTCCAGGGGACGGATACCCATTGTAGTAGGCGGAACGCATTACTATACACAGTCTCTTCTATTTGAACATGAGCTCGTTTCCTCCGCCTCCGGGAAAAGTTCCGGGGAAGGGCAGGATAATGAACAGCTCTCCATAGAAGAGATATCCAAACGATTTCCAATACTCGATGCACCCACAGAACAAATACTGGATCGATTGAGGGAAGTTGATCCCATCATGGCTGCGCAGTGGCATCCCAATGACCGACGCAAGATTCAAACATCGCTGCAAATATTCTTAACAAGTGGAAAGAAAGCCTCCGATATCTATAAGGAGCAGCGAGAGACCAAAGCCATGGCCCAAGCAACCTCGGACGGTAACTCGGATTATCCAGACGCATTTAACATAGGCTCACCATTGCTATTTTGGGTTCATGCTAAATCAgatattctcaaatcaagGCTTGACAAAAGAGTCGATAAGATGATTGATGTTGGCCTATTGGATGAGGTCAAGTCTATGGAGAGAATTCGCCAAGAATACATTCGTGGTGgtgttgatcttgatctttctCGTGGAATATGGGCCTCTATAGGCTGGAAGGAATTTGAGCTGTATCTACGCGCTCTTGAGCAGGAGGACAGAGATCCAAAAAAGCTAGGTGCCCTCCGTGATGATTCGCTCGAAAAAATGAAGGCAGCCACCCGACAATATGCGAAGAGGCAAATTCGATGGATCAGTCTGAAATTGATACCGAGTCTTGTTCAAATGAACGCCCTCGATAGATTATATCTCCTCGATGGTACAGATGTATCATCATGGTTGGAGAATGTGTCAGAGGCTGCTATTGGTGTTACccaagaatttcttcttgGCAGCAAGCTGCCATCACCAAGTGAAATGTCAACCCTAGCTGGAGAATTTCTAAATCCCGAAAAACCCTTGCAGCACTCCCAGAGCAAAGCCCGTTGGGTGCCAAAGAAATGTGAAATATGTCACATCGTCGTTATGACAGAAGGTCAATGGCAAGTGCATTCTACAACCCGCGCCCATCGACGAATGGTAAAGAAGTTGCAAAAAAATGGGGTGGGTGGTAGGTCCTGTCATAATAGCGAAAAGGGTGGTAGCACATCATCATTTGCTACTTGA
- the Bcap4 gene encoding Bcap4, translated as MRTTTFITAAVGLLSTCTDAIQLQKRTDGPARVVGLDVVRKSVENPLARDKLRKLRRRSKTVTATLDNEETLYFANGTLGTPAQSLRLHIDTGSSDLWVNTASSTLCSRKTNPCQTAGTYTANSSSTYAYVASDFNISYVDGSGASGDYVTDTFTIGSATLDKLQFGIGYTSSSPEGILGIGYEINEVQVGRAGKKAYNNLPAQMVADGLINSNAFSLWLNDLDASTGSILFGGVDTAQFHGQLETLPIEKESGYYAEFLITLTEVMLGDTVIAQDQALAVLLDSGSSLTYLPDAMAEAIYEQVEAQYDASEGAAYVPCSLATNTSALNFTFTSPTIQVTMNELVIPVTSTTGQQLQFTDGTAACLFGIAPAGDSTSVLGDTFIRSAYIVYDLDNNEISLAQTNFNATSTSVVEITTGTTAVPSATLVANPVTASSGSSGSEMSGSVTLSSGSKSKNAGAMQTPPPLAYGMAVLGAGLYYAM; from the exons ATGAGGACGACAACATTCATCACCGCTGCCGTGGGACTATTATCAACATGTACAGATGCAATTCAATTACAGAAGCGAACCGATGGACCAGCACGAGTAGTCGGACTGGATGTGGTACGAAAATCTGTGGAAAATCCTCTAGCAAGAGATAAATTAAGGAAATTAAGGAGGAGGTCGAAGACAGTTACTGCTACTTTAGATAATGAG GAAACTTTATATTTCGCCAATGGAACATTAGGTACACCAGCACAAAGCTTACGGTTACATATCGACACGGGAAGCAGTGACTTATGGGTTAATACTGCTAGCTCTACTTTATGTAGTAGAAAGACAAACCCATGCCAGACGGCTGGAACATACACAGCCaactcatcatcaacatacGCATATGTAGCCAGcgattttaatatttcatacGTCGATGGATCTGGAGCATCGGGAGACTATGTCACTGATACATTTACGATTGGATCAGCAACCTTGGACAAATTGCAATTTGGTATTGGATATACCAGTTCTTCGCCTGAAGGTATTCTAGGCATCGGTTATGAGATTAACGAGGTTCAAGTGGGAAGAGCGGGAAAGAAGGCATATAATAACTTACCAGCACAAATGGTTGCTGATGGTTTGATCAATTCAAACGCTTTCTCCCTATGGCTTAACGATTTGGATGCCAGCACTGGAAGTATTTTATTCGGTGGTGTCGACACTGCTCAATTTCACGGCCAATTGGAAACTCTCCCGATCGAAAAAGAATCCGGATATTACGCCGAATTTCTAATCACCTTAACCGAAGTCATGCTAGGCGATACCGTCATCGCCCAAGACCAAGCTCTCGCCGTACTCCTCGATTCCGGTAGTTCCCTCACCTACCTCCCCGACGCCATGGCCGAAGCCATCTACGAACAAGTCGAAGCCCAATACGATGCTAGCGAAGGCGCCGCTTACGTCCCATGTTCCCTCGCTACCAACACCAGCGCTCTGAACTTCACCTTCACGTCCCCTACCATTCAAGTCACCATGAACGAACTCGTCATTCCCGTCACCAGCACCACAGGTCAACAATTACAGTTCACCGACGGCACCGCAGCCTGTCTCTTCGGTATCGCTCCCGCAGGTGACAGTACCTCTGTTCTTGGAGATACCTTTATCCGCTCGGCATATATCGTCTACGATCTCGACAATAATGAGATTTCGCTCGCCCAAACAAATTTCAACGCAACCAGTACAAGCGTAGTGGAAATCACCACCGGTACCACGGCAGTTCCGAGCGCAACATTAGTTGCCAACCCAGTAACAGCCAGTTCGGGTTCTTCAGGTAGCGAGATGAGCGGATCGGTCACTTTGAGCTCGGGTTCAAAGTCGAAAAATGCAGGCGCCATGCAGACGCCGCCACCGTTGGCATACGGTATGGCTGTATTGGGCGCGGGATTGTATTACGCTATGTAG
- the Bcorc2 gene encoding Bcorc2: MKRKQQDEKEITRGNKDLHVKRTRSSNRISTEVHHQSEDGVPSNSNIASERSRSPIVEEENIIGSEDSEEDKETNLNNNNATLPESQSKADGSPSRPTLSPIKAQNQSTPKSLRHGDKLFATPIKVKGITGTDETPRLRRNIDRSARRKSTRTLIERTVLGLNSDNDDEEEDIANQIYDSDEDGGVEIGNGDTIRVSEDIREPSTPSKRGRGQLKGAKARQRSLTPPQDLTPHELYFSQNRPGRSKTANSNLSSLALLDHEEYFSLARNYKDQHEDDMNFLQDVHAKSFNQWQFELGQDFNICVYGWGSKRSLLLKFAEHIYNTMTDHSQERIVVVNGYVQNLTIRDLLNTIACSISGHGTKIGSQPAEMLENLTNILDEDKTQHVTLIIHSLDGSALRRPASQTILSRLSSHPQVHLVVSVDHPSFHLLWDSSLRSAFNFIFHDCTTFLPYTVEVDVVDEVHELLGRSGRKVGGKGGVSFVLKSLPENAKNLFRVLVGEQLAAMDENLVGEHNDDDEDGVHGATGRKSEPGVEYRVLYQKAVEEFICSNEMNFRTLLKEFHDHQMIESRKDALGTEVLFVPFRKEELENILEDIVS; encoded by the exons atgaaaagaaaacaacaaGACGAGAAGGAAATAACAAGAGGCAACAAAGACCTTCATGTGAAACGAACTCGATCAAGTAATCGAATATCGACAGAAGTACACCACCAATCCGAGGACGGTGTTCCTTCAAACAGCAATATTGCAAGTGAACGAAGTCGGTCACCTATagtggaagaagagaacaTCATCGGCTCAGAAGATTCTGAGGAGGACAAAGAGACAAATCTAAACAACAATAATGCTACACTACCAGAATCGCAGTCGAAGGCTGATGGGTCACCGAGTCGTCCTACCTTAAGCCCGATCAAAGCTCAGAATCAATCTACTCCCAAGTCTTTACGGCATGGCGACAAATTATTCGCAACGCCTATCAAGGTCAAAGGTATAACTGGGACAGATGAAACTCCACGCCTTCGACGCAACATTGATCGATCGGCCAGAAGGAAGAGTACTAGAACCCTCATTGAACGTACCGTATTAGGCCTCAATAgcgataatgatgatgaggaagaggacaTTGCGAACCAGATATACgattcagatgaagatggcggAGTTGAAATAGGCAATGGCGATACAATTCGTGTATCTGAAGATATACGCGAACCATCTACTCCTTCCAAGCGTGGACGAGGGCAATTAAAGGGAGCAAAGGCTCGGCAAAGATCACTGACACCACCTCAGGATCTTACACCTCACGAATTATACTTTTCTCAAAATAGGCCGGGAAGGTCCAAAACTGCGAATTCTAATCTATCGTCTTTGGCGTTACTCGACCACGAAGAATATTTTAGTCTTGCCCGGAACTACAAAGATCAACACGAAGACGATATGAACTTTCTACAAGATGTGCATGCCAAATCTTTCAACCAATGGCAATTTGAGCTCGGTCAGGACTTCAATATTTGTGTCTATGGTTGGGGTTCAAAAagatctcttcttctcaaatttGCTGAACATATCTACAACACGATGACTGACCATTCCCAGGAGAGAATAGTAGTGGTGAATGGTTATGTACAAAACCTCACAATTCGAGATCTTTTGAATACAATAGCCTGTTCTATATCTGGTCATGGCACAAAAATAGGTTCACAGCCCGCAGAGATGCTTGAAAACCTCACGAATATACTTGATGAAGACAAAACTCAACATGTGACTCTCATAATCCATTCTCTCGATGGGTCTGCTCTACGTCGCCCTGCATCCCAAACGATACTTTCGCGCTTGAGTTCTCACCCGCAGGTACATTTAGTTGTATCTGTAGATCACCCTTCCTTCCATTTGCTTTGGGATAGTTCACTTCGCTCAGCTTTCAACTTTATATTTCACGATTGTACAACTTTTCTACCTTACACAGTAGAAGTTGACGTTGTAGATGAAGTACATGAACTTCTGGGGAGGAGCGGACGCAAAGTGGGAGGTAAAGGAGGTGTAAGCTTTGTGCTCAAGAGTTTGCCTGAAAACGCAAAGAATCTTTTCAGGGTCTTGGTAGGGGAACAACTTGCAGCTATGGATGAAAATCTTGTAGGCGAGCAtaatgatgacgatgaagatggcgTACATGGAGCTACTGGTAGGAAAAGTGAGCCTGGTGTGGAATACAGGGTGTTATACCAGAAAGCTGTTGAGGAGTTCATTTGCAGTAATGAGATGAATTTCAGAACGTTGTTGAAAGA ATTTCATGATCACCAAATGATAGAGAGTAGAAAAGATGCTCTAGGGACAGAAGTGCTATTTGTACCCTTTAGAAAGGaggaattagaaaatatcCTTGAGGATATTGTATCATAA